A window from Onychostoma macrolepis isolate SWU-2019 chromosome 07, ASM1243209v1, whole genome shotgun sequence encodes these proteins:
- the LOC131543480 gene encoding histone H3 gives MARTKQTARKSTGGKAPRKQLATKAARKSAPATGGVKKPHRYRPGTVALREIRRYQKSTELLIRKLPFQRLVREIAQDFKTDLRFQSSAVMALQEASEAYLVGLFEDTNLCAIHAKRVTIMPKDIQLARRIRGERA, from the coding sequence ATGGCAAGAACCAAGCAGACGGCTCGTAAATCCACCGGCGGCAAAGCCCCGAGGAAGCAGCTCGCTACTAAAGCCGCCCGGAAGAGCGCCCCAGCCACCGGCGGCGTCAAGAAGCCCCACCGTTACAGGCCCGGGACCGTGGCTCTCCGAGAGATCCGCCGTTATCAGAAGTCCACCGAGCTGCTGATCCGCAAACTGCCTTTCCAGCGCTTGGTGCGAGAAATCGCGCAGGATTTCAAGACGGACCTGCGCTTCCAGAGCTCCGCCGTCATGGCCCTGCAGGAGGCAAGCGAGGCTTATTTGGTCGGTCTGTTTGAGGACACCAACCTGTGCGCCATCCACGCCAAGAGAGTCACCATCATGCCCAAAGACATCCAGCTGGCGCGCCGCATCCGCGGAGAGCGCGCTTAA
- the LOC131543499 gene encoding histone H4 encodes MSGRGKGGKGLGKGGAKRHRKVLRDNIQGITKPAIRRLARRGGVKRISGLIYEETRGVLKVFLENVIRDAVTYTEHAKRKTVTAMDVVYALKRQGRTLYGFGG; translated from the coding sequence ATGTCTGGAAGAGGCAAAGGCGGGAAAGGACTCGGGAAAGGAGGCGCTAAGCGTCACCGGAAAGTGCTGCGCGATAACATCCAGGGAATCACCAAACCCGCCATTCGTCGTCTGGCGCGCCGCGGCGGCGTCAAGCGCATCTCCGGTCTGATCTACGAGGAGACCCGCGGGGTGTTGAAGGTGTTCCTGGAGAACGTTATCCGCGACGCCGTCACCTACACCGAGCACGCCAAGAGAAAGACCGTCACCGCCATGGACGTCGTGTACGCGCTCAAACGACAGGGACGCACCTTGTACGGCTTCGGAGGATAA
- the LOC131543488 gene encoding histone H2B 1/2-like: MPEPAKSAPKKGSKKAVTKTAGKGGKKRRKTRKESYAIYIYKVMKQVHPDTGISSKAMGIMNSFVNDIFERIAGEASRLAHYNKRSTITSREIQTAVRLLLPGELAKHAVSEGTKAVTKYTSSK; the protein is encoded by the coding sequence ATGCCTGAACCAGCGAAGTCCGCGCCTAAGAAGGGCTCCAAGAAGGCCGTCACAAAGACCGCGGGGAAGGGAGGAAAGAAGCGCAGAAAGACCAGGAAGGAGAGCTACGCTATCTACATCTACAAGGTGATGAAGCAGGTTCATCCCGACACCGGGATCTCTTCCAAGGCGATGGGGATCATGAACTCTTTCGTCAACGACATCTTCGAGCGCATCGCCGGTGAAGCGTCTCGTCTCGCTCACTACAACAAGCGCTCCACCATCACTTCCAGAGAGATCCAGACCGCCGTGCGTCTGCTGCTGCCCGGGGAGCTGGCCAAACACGCCGTGTCTGAGGGCACCAAGGCCGTCACCAAGTACACCAGCTCCAAGTAG
- the LOC131543471 gene encoding caspase activity and apoptosis inhibitor 1 isoform X3, with amino-acid sequence MERCRRERKGREKKRWHSDREHSDGEMKRRNTESSSEEPAVPQEPSDLEEGGLDLNKIFRPISSYMQDRKEMLEQCLHVLGENKLKHMLPDELKDCSFSEIKDLCWDQLQQLSEIHLLEILEGTGSGEDSDVLSINADIDDSDIEGHKAVKAEEPALGEEAVPQPDEPKAELQHDIDRSVSEILAPASGSEHNDLREESLEKPAAPETEKQPSTQQLELLELEMRARAIKALMKASEIKKHTNR; translated from the exons ATGGAAAGATGCAGGAGGGAAAGAAAAGGGAGAGAAAAGAAACGATGGCACTCTGATCGAGAACACAGCGATGGAGAGATGAAGAGGAGGAATACTGAGTCCAGCTCGGAG GAGCCGGCGGTCCCTCAGGAGCCCAGTGATCTGGAGGAGGGAGGACTGGACCTGAACAAGATCTTCAGACCCATCAGCTCCTACATGCAGGACCGCAAGGAGATGCTGGAGCAGTGTTTGCATGTGCTGGGAGAGAATAAACTCAAACACATGCTTCCGGACGAACTGAAG GACTGTTCGTTTAGTGAGATTAAGGATCTGTGCTGGGATCAGCTGCAGCAGCTCTCTGAGATTCATCTGCTGGAGATTCTGGAGG gcaCAGGTTCAGGAGAAGACAGTGACGTTCTCAGCATCAACGCAGACATTGACGACAGTGACATCGAGGGTCATAAAGCGGTCAAAGCTGAAGAACCGGCGCTCGGAGAGGAAGCTGTGCCTCAGCCGGACGAGCCCAAAGCAGAGCTCCAGCACGACATCGACAGAAGCGTGAGTGAAATCCTGGCTCCGGCGTCTGGCTCTGAACACAACGATCTGAGGGAAGAGTCGCTGGAAAAACCAGCCGCTCCAGAAACAGAGAAGCAGCCGTCGACTCAGCAGCTGGAGCTACTGGAGCTGGAGATGAGAGCCAGAGCCATCAAAGCGCTCATGAAAGCCAGCGAGATCAAGAAACACACCAACCGCTGA
- the LOC131543471 gene encoding caspase activity and apoptosis inhibitor 1 isoform X1 encodes MERCRRERKGREKKRWHSDREHSDGEMKRRNTESSSEEPAVPQEPSDLEEGGLDLNKIFRPISSYMQDRKEMLEQCLHVLGENKLKHMLPDELKDCSFSEIKDLCWDQLQQLSEIHLLEILEGKELSAEPEDKILPDSQQDSNVDSTSSLRENPETEEKQSTGSGEDSDVLSINADIDDSDIEGHKAVKAEEPALGEEAVPQPDEPKAELQHDIDRSVSEILAPASGSEHNDLREESLEKPAAPETEKQPSTQQLELLELEMRARAIKALMKASEIKKHTNR; translated from the exons ATGGAAAGATGCAGGAGGGAAAGAAAAGGGAGAGAAAAGAAACGATGGCACTCTGATCGAGAACACAGCGATGGAGAGATGAAGAGGAGGAATACTGAGTCCAGCTCGGAG GAGCCGGCGGTCCCTCAGGAGCCCAGTGATCTGGAGGAGGGAGGACTGGACCTGAACAAGATCTTCAGACCCATCAGCTCCTACATGCAGGACCGCAAGGAGATGCTGGAGCAGTGTTTGCATGTGCTGGGAGAGAATAAACTCAAACACATGCTTCCGGACGAACTGAAG GACTGTTCGTTTAGTGAGATTAAGGATCTGTGCTGGGATCAGCTGCAGCAGCTCTCTGAGATTCATCTGCTGGAGATTCTGGAGG GTAAAGAGTTATCAGCCGAACCTGAAGATAAAATCCTTCCTGACAGTCA gcAGGACAGTAACGTGGACTCCACTTCATCTCTGAGAGAAAACCCtgaaacagaagaaaaacaaa gcaCAGGTTCAGGAGAAGACAGTGACGTTCTCAGCATCAACGCAGACATTGACGACAGTGACATCGAGGGTCATAAAGCGGTCAAAGCTGAAGAACCGGCGCTCGGAGAGGAAGCTGTGCCTCAGCCGGACGAGCCCAAAGCAGAGCTCCAGCACGACATCGACAGAAGCGTGAGTGAAATCCTGGCTCCGGCGTCTGGCTCTGAACACAACGATCTGAGGGAAGAGTCGCTGGAAAAACCAGCCGCTCCAGAAACAGAGAAGCAGCCGTCGACTCAGCAGCTGGAGCTACTGGAGCTGGAGATGAGAGCCAGAGCCATCAAAGCGCTCATGAAAGCCAGCGAGATCAAGAAACACACCAACCGCTGA
- the LOC131543471 gene encoding caspase activity and apoptosis inhibitor 1 isoform X2, which translates to MERCRRERKGREKKRWHSDREHSDGEMKRRNTESSSEEPSDLEEGGLDLNKIFRPISSYMQDRKEMLEQCLHVLGENKLKHMLPDELKDCSFSEIKDLCWDQLQQLSEIHLLEILEGKELSAEPEDKILPDSQQDSNVDSTSSLRENPETEEKQSTGSGEDSDVLSINADIDDSDIEGHKAVKAEEPALGEEAVPQPDEPKAELQHDIDRSVSEILAPASGSEHNDLREESLEKPAAPETEKQPSTQQLELLELEMRARAIKALMKASEIKKHTNR; encoded by the exons ATGGAAAGATGCAGGAGGGAAAGAAAAGGGAGAGAAAAGAAACGATGGCACTCTGATCGAGAACACAGCGATGGAGAGATGAAGAGGAGGAATACTGAGTCCAGCTCGGAG GAGCCCAGTGATCTGGAGGAGGGAGGACTGGACCTGAACAAGATCTTCAGACCCATCAGCTCCTACATGCAGGACCGCAAGGAGATGCTGGAGCAGTGTTTGCATGTGCTGGGAGAGAATAAACTCAAACACATGCTTCCGGACGAACTGAAG GACTGTTCGTTTAGTGAGATTAAGGATCTGTGCTGGGATCAGCTGCAGCAGCTCTCTGAGATTCATCTGCTGGAGATTCTGGAGG GTAAAGAGTTATCAGCCGAACCTGAAGATAAAATCCTTCCTGACAGTCA gcAGGACAGTAACGTGGACTCCACTTCATCTCTGAGAGAAAACCCtgaaacagaagaaaaacaaa gcaCAGGTTCAGGAGAAGACAGTGACGTTCTCAGCATCAACGCAGACATTGACGACAGTGACATCGAGGGTCATAAAGCGGTCAAAGCTGAAGAACCGGCGCTCGGAGAGGAAGCTGTGCCTCAGCCGGACGAGCCCAAAGCAGAGCTCCAGCACGACATCGACAGAAGCGTGAGTGAAATCCTGGCTCCGGCGTCTGGCTCTGAACACAACGATCTGAGGGAAGAGTCGCTGGAAAAACCAGCCGCTCCAGAAACAGAGAAGCAGCCGTCGACTCAGCAGCTGGAGCTACTGGAGCTGGAGATGAGAGCCAGAGCCATCAAAGCGCTCATGAAAGCCAGCGAGATCAAGAAACACACCAACCGCTGA